In one window of Gossypium arboreum isolate Shixiya-1 chromosome 4, ASM2569848v2, whole genome shotgun sequence DNA:
- the LOC108459203 gene encoding uncharacterized mitochondrial protein AtMg00860-like: MDMMNRVFQPYLDQFVVVFIDDILVYSKTEEEHGEHLQIVLQILRQKQLYAKFSKYEFWLQEVTFLCHVVSTEGIRVDPQKIEAVLGWKPPKIVSKIRSFLGLARYYRRFVEGFSVIAALLTKLLRKGVPFIWPY; the protein is encoded by the coding sequence ATGGACATGATGAACCGAGTATTTCAACCCTATCtagatcagttcgtagtagtGTTCATAGACGATATTTTAGTGTATTCAAAAACTGAGGAGGAGCATGGTGAACATTTGCAGATTGTTCTTCAAATTCTGAGGCAGAAGCAATTGTACGCAAAATTCAGCAAGTATGAGTTTTGGCTGCAAGAGGTGACATTTCTATGTCACGTGGTGTCTaccgaggggattagggttgatcctcaaaaaattgaagcCGTATTgggttggaaaccaccaaagattGTATCtaagattcgaagttttctgggtttagccagATATTACAGACGTTTTGTGGAAGGGTTTTCAGTGATAGCTGCACTTTTGACAAAGTTGCTGCGTAAAGGGGTGCCGTTTATTTGGCCCTACTaa